In Pseudomonas rhizosphaerae, one DNA window encodes the following:
- a CDS encoding CmpA/NrtA family ABC transporter substrate-binding protein, with the protein MDDTPFKGHPHDAKRRHFLKQSLTVAGAGAALGLLPPGLASAVWAAGTDGLETTTAKLGFIALTDAAPLFVADEKGFFAKHGMTGVEVLKQSSWGTTRDNLVLGSAANGIDGAHILTPMPYLIAAGKVTPNNQPVPMYIVARLNLAGQCISVGNEHADLKLGLDSAPFKAALAAKRAGGKTVNAAMTFPGGTHDLWLRYWLAAGGIDPNKDLSTIVVPPPQMVANMKVGSMDSFCVCEPWNAQLINQKIGYTANTTGEIWDKHPEKALALRADYVDKHPNATKALLKAVMEAQMFCEQPQNKEEVAEICAKRRWINAPVADIIERMKGNFDYGTGKVVKDSPHIMRYWDDFASYPFKSHDLWFLTENKRWGYLPKDFDSQALIAKVNRSDLWRQAATELNVPSAQIPDSDSRGIETFFDGKTFDPQNPQAYLDSLSIKALA; encoded by the coding sequence ATGGACGACACGCCTTTCAAGGGACACCCGCACGACGCCAAGCGTCGGCACTTTCTCAAGCAATCCTTGACCGTCGCCGGCGCCGGTGCTGCCCTGGGCCTGCTGCCGCCCGGCCTGGCCTCGGCGGTCTGGGCAGCAGGCACCGACGGTCTGGAAACCACCACGGCCAAGCTGGGCTTCATCGCACTGACCGATGCCGCGCCGCTGTTCGTCGCCGACGAAAAGGGCTTTTTCGCCAAGCACGGCATGACTGGCGTGGAAGTGCTCAAGCAGTCTTCCTGGGGCACGACGCGAGACAACCTGGTGCTGGGCTCGGCTGCCAACGGCATCGATGGCGCGCACATTCTCACGCCCATGCCCTACCTGATCGCTGCCGGCAAAGTCACCCCGAACAACCAACCGGTGCCCATGTACATCGTGGCCCGGCTGAACCTGGCCGGGCAATGCATCTCCGTGGGCAACGAACACGCCGACCTGAAACTGGGCCTGGACTCTGCGCCCTTCAAGGCGGCGCTGGCAGCCAAGCGTGCCGGCGGCAAGACCGTCAATGCCGCGATGACCTTCCCCGGCGGCACCCACGACCTGTGGTTGCGCTACTGGCTGGCTGCAGGCGGCATCGACCCGAACAAGGACCTGTCCACCATCGTCGTGCCGCCACCGCAGATGGTGGCCAACATGAAGGTCGGCAGTATGGACAGCTTCTGCGTCTGCGAGCCATGGAACGCCCAGCTCATCAACCAGAAGATCGGCTACACCGCCAATACCACCGGCGAGATCTGGGACAAGCACCCCGAGAAAGCCCTGGCCCTGCGCGCCGACTACGTCGACAAGCACCCCAACGCAACCAAGGCGCTGCTCAAGGCGGTGATGGAAGCGCAGATGTTCTGCGAGCAGCCGCAGAACAAGGAAGAAGTGGCTGAAATCTGCGCCAAGCGGCGCTGGATCAACGCGCCGGTGGCGGACATCATCGAGCGCATGAAAGGCAACTTCGACTACGGCACCGGCAAGGTGGTCAAGGACAGCCCGCACATCATGCGCTACTGGGACGACTTCGCCTCCTACCCGTTCAAGAGCCACGACCTGTGGTTCCTCACCGAGAACAAGCGTTGGGGTTATTTGCCCAAGGACTTCGACAGCCAGGCCTTGATCGCCAAGGTCAACCGCTCCGACCTCTGGCGCCAGGCCGCCACCGAACTGAACGTGCCGTCCGCTCAGATTCCCGATTCCGACTCGCGCGGTATCGAGACCTTCTTCGACGGCAAGACCTTCGATCCACAGAACCCGCAGGCCTATCTCGACAGCCTGTCCATCAAGGCCCTGGCCTGA
- a CDS encoding nitrate regulatory protein — MPDRALPDRPMPPALRFMLAARRSELEGLRGLADTCELVTLISRLVHALQRERGYTNLYLGSQAETYRGQLDLHADQAQALAQDVLPRLQAMDLNAASAADRARLFNRVAYVLHGFDELPGLRRRIRERLLAPSVATSALTRLVGGLMAVVFEAADTAIDPSITRVLVALFNFMQGKELAGQERATGVVGFSAGFFDASVQERILHLTQSQERCFQTFGEFADPVAGQRWAELQRSELTTQLLRLREVGMRTSAQHPVDPGLSQLWFDLHSQRIDQMHEVEKHLAEQLLASCQSSIKLAHADLDNHRVLLQRLASLETMGCGDARLFSVHASDLDSPAPDGHGPQMGRSLLDLLQAQTHRLQDANLQLDEARQALNERKLVERAKQLLMSEYALSENEAYTRLRQSAMSRGLRMVDMAQNVLAVAGKG; from the coding sequence ATGCCTGATCGCGCCCTGCCTGATCGTCCTATGCCCCCTGCCCTGCGCTTCATGCTGGCCGCCCGCCGCAGCGAGCTCGAAGGCCTGCGCGGACTGGCCGACACCTGTGAACTGGTGACATTGATAAGCCGCCTGGTGCACGCGTTGCAGCGCGAACGTGGCTACACCAACCTTTACTTGGGCAGCCAGGCCGAAACCTATCGTGGCCAGCTCGACCTGCACGCCGACCAGGCGCAGGCCTTGGCCCAGGACGTACTGCCGCGGCTGCAGGCCATGGACCTCAACGCGGCCAGCGCTGCCGACCGTGCCCGGCTGTTCAACCGTGTCGCCTATGTCCTGCACGGCTTCGACGAGTTGCCCGGCCTGCGTCGGCGCATCCGCGAACGTCTACTGGCGCCCAGCGTGGCCACCTCGGCGCTGACCCGCCTGGTGGGTGGGCTGATGGCGGTCGTCTTCGAAGCGGCCGACACCGCCATCGATCCCAGCATCACCCGAGTGCTGGTAGCGCTGTTCAATTTCATGCAGGGCAAGGAACTGGCGGGCCAGGAGCGGGCCACCGGTGTGGTGGGCTTTTCAGCGGGTTTCTTCGACGCCAGCGTGCAGGAGCGCATCCTGCACCTGACGCAAAGCCAGGAGCGCTGCTTCCAGACCTTTGGCGAGTTCGCCGACCCGGTGGCCGGTCAGCGTTGGGCCGAGCTGCAGCGCAGCGAACTCACCACACAGTTGTTGCGCCTGCGCGAGGTCGGCATGCGCACCTCGGCGCAGCATCCGGTGGACCCTGGCCTGTCGCAATTATGGTTCGATCTGCACAGCCAGCGCATCGACCAGATGCACGAAGTGGAGAAGCACCTGGCCGAGCAACTTCTGGCCAGTTGTCAGAGCAGCATCAAGCTGGCCCATGCCGACCTGGACAACCATCGTGTGCTGCTGCAACGCCTGGCCAGCCTGGAGACCATGGGCTGTGGCGACGCCCGGCTGTTCAGCGTGCATGCCAGCGATCTCGACAGCCCCGCGCCCGACGGCCACGGACCGCAGATGGGCCGCTCGCTGCTGGATCTGCTGCAAGCCCAGACCCATCGCTTGCAAGACGCCAACCTGCAACTGGACGAGGCGCGCCAGGCGCTCAACGAGCGCAAGCTGGTGGAACGCGCCAAGCAGCTGCTGATGAGTGAATACGCCTTGAGCGAAAACGAGGCCTACACCCGCTTGCGGCAATCGGCGATGTCGCGAGGGCTGCGCATGGTCGACATGGCCCAGAACGTTCTGGCCGTGGCCGGCAAGGGTTGA
- a CDS encoding Gfo/Idh/MocA family protein, with translation MSPIRLGVVGYGKIAQDQHVPALRNDPAFDLVAVATLGEPCPGVAHFASLHELLEQAADIQALAFCTPPQGRYAQVREALLAGKHVLVEKPPCASLGEAMALVELAAEQGVTCLFAWHSRFAAGVEPARAWLAGKRLQSVTVQWKEDVRKWHPGQQWIWQAGGLGVFDPGINALSIISHVLPEALFVTQASLRFPGNRQAPIAADLSMSDAQGLAVSAAFDWDHGHDELWQIEVRCAEGCLRLTHGGAQLLIDDVPQTLETTGEYPLLYRHFAQLIEAGRSDTDLQPLRLVADGFLLGERATVVDFVD, from the coding sequence ATGTCCCCCATTCGTCTCGGCGTGGTCGGCTACGGCAAGATTGCCCAGGATCAGCATGTCCCCGCCTTGCGCAACGACCCGGCCTTCGACCTGGTCGCCGTGGCTACCCTCGGCGAGCCATGCCCCGGCGTCGCGCATTTCGCCAGCCTGCACGAGTTGCTCGAACAGGCAGCGGATATCCAGGCGCTGGCCTTCTGCACACCGCCCCAGGGTCGCTATGCGCAGGTCCGCGAAGCGCTGCTGGCCGGCAAGCACGTGCTGGTGGAAAAACCACCCTGTGCCAGCCTCGGCGAGGCCATGGCCTTGGTCGAACTGGCCGCCGAGCAGGGCGTGACCTGCCTGTTCGCCTGGCATTCACGTTTCGCTGCCGGTGTCGAGCCTGCGCGCGCCTGGCTGGCGGGCAAACGCCTGCAGTCGGTCACGGTCCAGTGGAAGGAAGACGTGCGCAAGTGGCACCCGGGCCAGCAGTGGATCTGGCAGGCCGGCGGTCTGGGCGTGTTCGATCCGGGCATCAACGCCCTGTCGATCATCAGCCACGTGCTGCCCGAAGCGCTGTTCGTCACCCAGGCCAGCCTGCGCTTTCCCGGCAATCGCCAGGCGCCGATCGCGGCTGACCTGAGCATGAGCGATGCACAGGGTTTGGCAGTCAGTGCTGCGTTCGATTGGGACCATGGCCACGACGAGCTCTGGCAGATCGAGGTGCGTTGCGCCGAAGGCTGCCTGCGCCTGACCCACGGCGGCGCACAGCTGCTGATCGACGATGTACCGCAAACGCTCGAGACGACAGGCGAGTACCCCTTGCTCTACCGGCATTTCGCGCAGCTCATCGAAGCCGGCCGCAGCGATACCGATCTGCAGCCGCTGCGCCTTGTGGCCGACGGGTTTCTGCTCGGGGAGCGCGCAACGGTCGTCGACTTCGTCGACTGA
- a CDS encoding DEAD/DEAH box helicase, with protein MPDERVIDTLQPRPRLWLGSVEFSAFEPRNGKMQRYVQHRAALAYGYAGEYVSGPRPTSVARQWQNQSARIERQPAAERALREQLQGIGFKLATRQSKALPESAGEIFELPSDAAWLRFILNELPGLREQGWEIEYAEEFAFDLTPVERWYATIEEAPGRDWFDLELGIVVDGEPLSLLPILLNLLRSHPELLNPTHLARRRDDEQILVPIHTVHAGVQRTLQVAMPYGRLKPVLATLGDFYLREPGDTSIRLATADATRLEGLQALPLDWQGGERVRNFADRLRDIRHCPVAAPEGLRATLRPYQLDGVSWMQALRQLEVGGILADDMGLGKTLQTLAHLLIEKQAGRLDRPAMVVMPTSLVPNWQDEAARFAPALKVLALHGATRKKHFAHLAEYDVLLTTYALLPKDLEILEQVPLHVLVLDEAQYIKTPGSKAAQAARQLNARQRLCLSGTPLENHLGELWSLFHFLMPGWLGDSKQFSRDYRLPIEKQGDQARLQHLNARIKPFLLRRTKEQVATELPAKSEIVHWVELNEAQRDVYETVRLAMDKKVRAEIDRKGVARSQIIILEALLKLRQVCCDLRLVNSVAAPPPGHSSGKLASLLRLLDELLGSGRRILLFSQFTSMLGLIEQELQQRGIPYALLTGTTRDRRAPVRDFQDGRLQIFLISLKAGGVGLNLTAADTVIHYDPWWNPAAENQATDRAYRIGQEKPVFVYKLITRGTVEEKIQHLQQEKSALAAGILDARETGDWRLQDNDIDALLAPLPSPPAKRR; from the coding sequence ATGCCCGATGAGCGCGTGATCGATACGCTGCAACCGCGGCCACGGCTGTGGCTGGGCAGCGTCGAGTTCAGCGCCTTCGAACCGCGCAACGGCAAGATGCAGCGCTACGTGCAGCACCGCGCAGCGCTGGCCTACGGCTATGCGGGGGAATACGTCAGCGGGCCACGGCCCACCAGCGTGGCGCGCCAATGGCAAAACCAGAGCGCACGGATCGAGCGTCAGCCGGCCGCCGAGCGTGCCTTGCGCGAACAGTTGCAGGGCATCGGTTTCAAGCTGGCCACCCGGCAAAGCAAGGCACTGCCCGAAAGCGCCGGGGAAATCTTCGAGCTGCCCAGCGACGCGGCCTGGCTGCGCTTCATTCTCAACGAACTGCCTGGGTTGCGTGAGCAGGGCTGGGAGATCGAATACGCCGAGGAGTTTGCCTTCGACCTGACGCCGGTCGAGCGCTGGTACGCCACCATCGAGGAAGCGCCTGGGCGGGACTGGTTCGACCTGGAACTGGGCATCGTCGTCGACGGTGAGCCGCTGAGCCTGCTGCCGATCCTGCTCAACCTGCTGCGCAGCCACCCGGAATTGCTCAACCCGACCCACCTGGCGCGACGTCGCGACGACGAGCAGATTCTGGTGCCCATACACACCGTGCATGCCGGGGTTCAGCGAACCTTGCAAGTGGCCATGCCTTACGGCCGTTTGAAGCCGGTGCTGGCGACGCTCGGGGATTTCTACCTGCGCGAACCGGGCGACACTTCGATACGCCTGGCCACTGCCGATGCCACGCGGCTGGAAGGGCTGCAGGCGTTGCCGCTGGACTGGCAGGGTGGCGAGCGCGTACGGAATTTTGCCGACCGCCTGCGTGACATCCGCCACTGTCCAGTGGCCGCCCCCGAGGGATTGCGTGCCACCCTGCGCCCTTACCAGCTGGACGGTGTGAGCTGGATGCAGGCCCTGCGGCAACTAGAGGTGGGCGGCATCCTCGCCGACGACATGGGCCTGGGCAAGACCCTGCAAACCCTTGCCCACCTGCTGATCGAAAAACAGGCCGGGCGCCTGGATCGGCCGGCCATGGTGGTGATGCCCACCAGCCTGGTGCCCAACTGGCAGGACGAAGCCGCACGCTTTGCGCCAGCGCTCAAGGTGCTGGCCCTGCACGGCGCCACGCGCAAGAAGCACTTCGCGCACCTGGCCGAGTACGACGTGCTGCTGACCACCTATGCCCTGCTGCCCAAGGATCTTGAAATACTTGAACAGGTGCCGCTGCACGTCTTGGTGCTGGACGAGGCTCAGTACATCAAGACCCCTGGCAGCAAGGCCGCGCAGGCGGCACGCCAGTTGAACGCAAGGCAACGCCTGTGCCTGAGCGGTACGCCGCTGGAAAACCACCTGGGCGAGCTCTGGTCGCTGTTCCACTTCCTCATGCCCGGCTGGCTGGGCGACAGCAAGCAGTTCAGCCGCGATTACCGCCTGCCGATCGAGAAACAGGGCGACCAGGCACGATTGCAGCACCTGAACGCGCGCATCAAGCCGTTCCTGCTGCGCCGCACCAAGGAGCAGGTCGCCACCGAGCTGCCGGCCAAGAGCGAAATCGTCCACTGGGTCGAACTCAACGAGGCGCAGCGAGACGTGTACGAAACCGTGCGCCTGGCCATGGACAAGAAGGTCCGCGCCGAGATCGACCGCAAGGGCGTGGCGCGCAGTCAGATCATCATTCTCGAAGCGCTGCTCAAGCTGCGTCAGGTGTGCTGTGACCTGCGCCTGGTCAACAGCGTTGCAGCACCGCCACCGGGCCACAGTTCGGGCAAGCTGGCCAGCCTGCTGCGATTGCTCGACGAACTGCTGGGCAGCGGTCGGCGCATCCTGCTGTTCTCCCAGTTCACCTCCATGCTGGGCCTGATCGAACAGGAGCTGCAGCAGCGAGGCATCCCCTACGCATTGCTCACCGGTACCACGCGCGATCGCCGGGCACCGGTCAGGGACTTTCAGGACGGCAGGCTGCAGATCTTCCTGATCAGCCTCAAGGCCGGCGGCGTGGGCTTGAACCTGACCGCAGCGGACACGGTGATCCACTACGACCCTTGGTGGAACCCGGCCGCGGAAAACCAGGCCACCGACCGCGCCTACCGCATCGGCCAGGAAAAACCGGTGTTCGTCTACAAGCTGATCACCCGCGGCACCGTGGAAGAAAAGATCCAGCACCTGCAGCAGGAAAAGTCAGCCTTGGCGGCCGGCATTCTCGATGCAAGGGAAACCGGCGACTGGCGCCTGCAGGACAACGATATCGACGCCCTGCTCGCGCCGCTGCCGAGCCCGCCAGCCAAGCGCCGTTAG